In the Bacillota bacterium genome, CGGCCTGCCCGGCCATGACTCGAATAGCATTCTCGCCGGTGGCCCCCCGCTGGGCGCCGGCTTTGATCATGGCTTGCGTGGCAGCCGAATTCGTCCCCAAGGCCAGCACTTCGCTGCCAGAGGGGAGATTGTCTTTGATCTGTCCTACCAGCTGGCTGCCGATCCCACCGCCTAAACCGTCGATCACCACAACTAACATAAACTTACCTCTTTTTAGCAGCCTTCGGGCTGCGTTTCTTACCTTCGGGTTTTACCGTTCCTGTATCATATTCGTCTTGAACCGCGTTATTCCTGCTTGAACCTAACTACTGCTGCAAAACATGTTTTGCCCCGTTGCCACCCCTTGGCGCTGTAGCAACAGGTGGGCCGGATTAAGCGCTGCCCTCGGTCTGAGAGCCGGCCAACGGTAATGTCAACGTAAAAGTAGTGCCCTGTCCCAACTGGCTGGTTACTTTGATCTCGCCGCCGTGGGCTTCCACCAACCCTTTGACGATGGCCAAGCCGATACCGGTGCCGGCACTGGAGCGGGTGCGGGCTTTCTCTTTTTTGTAAAACCGCTCAAAGATGTAAGGTAGATCCGAAGGTGCAATACCGGTACCGGTGTCACGGACACTTACCGTCAGAACTTCGGCCCCGGCCCAAGCGGTTTCCACGGTAATGGTTCCGCCAGCCGGAGTGTAGCGCAGGGCGTTGTTAAGTAAATTAATCAGGATCTGCTGCAGACGGTCCGGATTTCCCCAGACCGGGGGCAGTTTTTCCGGTTGAACAGTAACCAGCTGTACGCCTTTGTCCGTGGCCAACGGCAACAGTTTCTCTCTAACCTGCTCAATTAACTCTTGCATAGCCACCGCTTCTTTCTCCAATACCAACTGGCCGGCTTCGATCAGGGCCAAATCTAGCAGATCATTTACCAGGCGCCTTAGGCGCAGCGTCTCGTCCAGAATAATACTCAAGTACTTCTCTTCTTCTTCCCTGCTGGCAGCCAGTCCGTCCAAAATCGCTTCGGCGTAGCCCTGGAGATAAGTAAGCGGTGTTCTTAGTTCGTGGGACACGTTAGCCACGAATTCGCGCCGCATAGCTTCTAAGCGGCGTTCCTTGGTCATGTCAAAGAGTACACACACCACCGCCCGGACGGTGCCTTCGGCTGTGAGCGGGGCCAGGCGCGCTACCAGCACGCGATCCTGGAGCTTAAACTCGGTACCCTGAGCCTTACCGGTGGTGGCCACTTGCTTCACCGAGTCCTCGAGGCTAGGTAAGATTATCTCCTCTCCTAGGCACTGTCCCAGGGCCAGATCTGCCACCGGTGCCAAATACTCAGCCGCCGGCGGGTTATAAACCAGTAGCTCTCCAGTGGCCGAAAAGGTGATTACCCCGTCCGTCATGCCGGCGAGGATCTGGGCCAGTTGATCCCGCTCCGCCCCCAAAGCAGCCAAGGTGCGGGCTAATTCAGCCGCCAAATGATTTAAGGCCGCGCCTAGGCGACCCACTTCGTCTTGGCTGTGCACCTTCACCCGGGGCGAAAAATCCCCGCTGGCCATGGCCTCTGCTGCTTGCTCCATCCGGATGAGAGGGCGAGACAGCCGTCGGGACAGGAAAAAAGCCATCACTGTGGCCACGGCCATGGTGCCTACAATGCCGTAACGAATGAGCCGGCGTACCGAAGCAATGGTACGGGTGATGGGGGCCAAGGGCGTGTACAAATACACAGCTCCCACCACCTGATCGTCGGCTGTTATCGGTACCGCCACTGTCAGCATGGTGGTGTCTAGCCCGGTACGATAACCTTTAATCACTACTGTCTGGCCTGACAATACTGCTGCGGCTTGCGGCGGCGTTAATACCTGGCCCCCACCGCGAAGTCGCCGGTGATGCTGCATCCCCGGGCTAACGTTGGAAATAAGGCCGCTTTTATCCATAATGACCACATTGGCCTTGAGAAAATCCTCCACTAAAGCCAGCTCCCGCAGCAGCTCTACATTGCTGGCCGATGAAAGCACCAGTTGGCCCAGATTTCGCCCTTGGTCGATGAGGTTGTCCGCTTGGAGATCAAAATAAAAGTTGTCGAACAGCTGTGACAAAAACAGCCCCAGTAAGAGCAAAATCGCAGCCACTGATACCACCAACGTCAACCATAGCCGCCCTACCATGCTCTTCACTTTATTTCACCTCGAACTTGTAGCCTACACCCCAGACGGTTACTAAATACTGGGCTCCTTGACCTGCTCGTTTGAGTTTCTCCCGTAGATTCTTAATATGAGTGTCCACTGTTCTCAGATCTCCGTAAAAGTCGTAGCCCCAGACTCGTTCCAGTAGCTGCTCGCGGGTAAACACGCGCCCCTTTTGCCCAGCCAAGAAATAGAGCAGATCGTATTCTTTGGGTGTTAGCGCCACTTCCAGGCCATTAGCTGTTACCTGCCGCGCCGGATGGTCA is a window encoding:
- a CDS encoding cell wall metabolism sensor histidine kinase WalK, which produces MKSMVGRLWLTLVVSVAAILLLLGLFLSQLFDNFYFDLQADNLIDQGRNLGQLVLSSASNVELLRELALVEDFLKANVVIMDKSGLISNVSPGMQHHRRLRGGGQVLTPPQAAAVLSGQTVVIKGYRTGLDTTMLTVAVPITADDQVVGAVYLYTPLAPITRTIASVRRLIRYGIVGTMAVATVMAFFLSRRLSRPLIRMEQAAEAMASGDFSPRVKVHSQDEVGRLGAALNHLAAELARTLAALGAERDQLAQILAGMTDGVITFSATGELLVYNPPAAEYLAPVADLALGQCLGEEIILPSLEDSVKQVATTGKAQGTEFKLQDRVLVARLAPLTAEGTVRAVVCVLFDMTKERRLEAMRREFVANVSHELRTPLTYLQGYAEAILDGLAASREEEEKYLSIILDETLRLRRLVNDLLDLALIEAGQLVLEKEAVAMQELIEQVREKLLPLATDKGVQLVTVQPEKLPPVWGNPDRLQQILINLLNNALRYTPAGGTITVETAWAGAEVLTVSVRDTGTGIAPSDLPYIFERFYKKEKARTRSSAGTGIGLAIVKGLVEAHGGEIKVTSQLGQGTTFTLTLPLAGSQTEGSA
- a CDS encoding DUF3842 family protein, which encodes MLVVVIDGLGGGIGSQLVGQIKDNLPSGSEVLALGTNSAATQAMIKAGAQRGATGENAIRVMAGQA